A genomic stretch from Arachis stenosperma cultivar V10309 chromosome 3, arast.V10309.gnm1.PFL2, whole genome shotgun sequence includes:
- the LOC130967091 gene encoding uncharacterized protein LOC130967091: MPGINPEVICHKLAIDKTARPVAQKKRNLGEEKKQAALEETKKLLNAGFIREIRFTTWLSNVVMVRKNSGKWRMCVDFTNLNKACPKDAYPLPCIDKLVDNASGFKALSFMDAYSGYNQILMHPEDQSKTAFITEHGNFCYKVMPFGLKNAGAAYQMLMDKVFQQQIGRNMEVYVDDMVAKTPMQGSHCDDLVEIFRQIRAYNMRLNPDKCAFGVQGGKFLGFMLTSRGIEANPEKCKAMLNMTSPRTVKEVQQLAGRIAAMSRFLPAVANRSYHFFQTFSKGKKFNWTDECENAFTELKQHLTSPPILQKPETGNPLYLYLSVSNHAISSVLVTEIGKKQNPVYFISRVLQPTETRYPKIEQLALALITTARRLRHYFQSHTIIVRTDQPLRQILTRPELAGRLIKWSVELSEFDIRYESRKILKSQVLADFISEMTNDTYNTEVRWTIHVDGTSNKEGSGAGILLKEGDKVVAEQSLQFRFNASNNQAEYEALLAGLKLALQLQIPRITAYCDSSLVVHQIKGEFQVKDPLLEKYWLITKDLISKFKEFDIIHVNREQNTRADVLSKLATTRQAENTSALSQLTLDKPSFEQDTILSITQVPDWRAPFFDYINTGTIPNDESNLPLFRRRASFYTVLGNTLYRRGHSQPLLKCISKEEAEEVMAETHEGVCGNHIGGRALAAKILRTGYYWPTIKRDCTSKVKACDNCQKHATLSETPAEELHTTEVSWPFDRWGLDILGPFPKAPGQVKFLLVSIDYFSKWIEAQPLAHITAEKVRSFLWKNIICRYGIPREIISDNGRQFTDHKLATFLTNFNIKHHFSSVEHPQTNGQVESANRIILQGLKKKLGDAKGEWADLIPEILWSYNTTIQSATGETPFKLVYGAEALIPVEVSVPTLRTELYDETNNLQTRTAELDLVEEERDISAIKQRARKQYLEQRHNRKVVHRSFNNGDLVLRRTEEARKPPAHGKLAANWEGPFRVLQSLGKGAYKLETLQGDQLPGTWNISSLKKYQS; the protein is encoded by the coding sequence ATGCCCGGAATAAACCCAGAGGTCATCTGCCACAAACTAGCAATTGACAAAACAGCCCGACCAGTTGCGCAGAAGAAAAGGAACCTCGGGGAAGAGAAAAAACAAGCAGCACTAGAAGAAACCAAAAAGCTCCTCAATGCAGGTTTCATCCGAGAAATTCGTTTCACCACATGGTTGTCCAACGTGGTAATGGTAAGGAAAAACTCAGGTAAATGGCGCATGTGCGTCGACTTTACAAACTTAAATAAAGCCTGTCCCAAAGATGCTTATCCATTGCCTTGTATTGATAAATTAGTTGATAACGCCTCTGGTTTTAAAGCTTTGAgtttcatggatgcatactctggCTATAACCAGATCCTAATGCACCCAGAAGACCAAAGCAAAACAGCTTTTATAACAGAACATGGGAATTTTTGTTACAAGGTAATGCCCTTTGGCCTAAAGAATGCAGGTGCGGCATATCAAATGTTAATGGACAAGGTATTCCAACAACAGATAGGCCGCAACATGGAAGTCTATGTGGATGACATGGTAGCAAAAACACCAATGCAGGGGTCACACTGTGACGACTTAGTAGAAATCTTCAGACAAATCCGAGCATACAACATGAGACTCAATCCAGACAAATGCGCGTTCGGAGTACAAGGAGGGAAGTTCCTGGGATTCATGTTAACATCTCGAGGCATCGAGGCCAACCCAGAAAAGTGCAAGGCCATGCTAAACATGACAAGCCCAAGAACAGTAAAGGAAGTCCAGCAACTTGCAGGACGAATAGCTGCCATGTCACGTTTCCTACCTGCAGTGGCAAACCGATCTTATCACTTTTTCCAGACATTCTCTAAAGGCAAGAAGTTCAACTGGACAGACGAATGTGAAAATGCCTTCACCGAACTTAAACAACACTTGACATCACCACCAATCCTCCAGAAACCAGAGACAGGTAACCCATTATATTTATACTTATCAGTATCTAACCATGCTATAAGCTCGGTTTTGGTAACAGAAATAGGGAAAAAGCAAAACCCAGTGTATTTCATCAGTAGGGTACTGCAACCAACAGAAACAAGGTACCCGAAGATAGAACAATTGGCACTGGCACTAATTACAACAGCAAGAAGACTGCGGCACTATTTCCAGAGCCACACAATCATAGTACGAACGGACCAACCATTAAGGCAGATACTAACCAGACCCGAGCTCGCCGGCAGATTAATAAAATGGTCGGtcgagctctccgagttcgacaTCCGGTACGAATCAAGGAAAATATTGAAGTCACAGGTGCTAGCCGACTTTATATCAGAGATGACAAATGACACATATAATACAGAAGTCAGATGGACCATACATGTAGACGGAACATCCAACAAAGAAGGCAGTGGGGCTGGGATACTTCTCAAAGAAGGAGACAAGGTGGTGGCCGAGCAGTCACTACAGTTCCGTTTCAACGCCAgcaacaatcaggcagaatatgaggCCCTACTCGCTGGATTAAAGCTCGCCCTACAACTGCAAATACCTCGAATAACAGCCTACTGCGACTCTTCCTTAGTGGTACATCAAATAAAGGGCGAATTCCAGGTAAAAGATCCTTTGTTAGAGAAATATTGGCTCATAACAAAGGATctgatttcaaaattcaaagaatttgatattattcatgTAAACCGAGAACAAAACACAAGGGCCGATGTGTTATCTAAGTTAGCCACAACTCGGCAAGCCGAAAACACATCGGCACTGTCCCAGCTAACACTTGATAAACCAAGTTTTGAGCAGGATACAATTCTGAGTATTACACAGGTCCCAGATTGGCGAGCACCTTTTTTCGATTACATCAATACAGGCACCATTCCAAATGATGAGTCAAACTTGCCGCTCTTCCGAAGAAGAGCAAGTTTCTATACAGTGCTCGGAAACACCCTATACAGACGAGGACATTCACAACCATTGCTCAAGTGCATCAGCAAGGAGGAAGCCGAGGAGGTTATGGCCGAAACACATGAAGGAGTCTGCGGCAACCATATCGGTGGCCGAGCATTAGCAGCAAAGATCCTGCGAACAGGATATTATTGGCCGACGATAAAACGGGACTGCACCTCCAAAGTCAAGGCATGTGATAATTGTCAAAAGCATGCCACCCTCTCGGAGACCCCAGCCGAAGAACTCCATACCACAGAGGTAAGCTGGCCTTTCGATAGGTGGGGATTAGATATCCTCGGACCTTTTCCGAAAGCGCCAGGCCAGGTAAAGTTCCTCTTGGTTTCAATagattatttttctaagtggaTAGAGGCACAACCACTAGCACATATAACGGCAGAAAAAGTGCGATCTTTTTTATGGAAAAATATCATATGTAGATACGGTATCCCAAGAGAGATAATCTCGGATAACGGGAGACAATTTACAGATCATAAGCTCGCCACCTTTCTAACAAACTTCAACATCAAACATCATTTCAGCTCAGTAGAGCACCCGCAAACTAACGGACAAGTTGAATCGGCTAACAGAATTATCTTGCAGGGGTTAAAGAAAAAGCTCGGCGACGCTAAGGGAGAATGGGCCGACCTCATTCCAGAAATTCTATGGAGTTACAATACCACCATTCAATCTGCCACAGGAGAAACTCCTTTCAAACTGGTATATGGCGCAGAAGCACTTATCCCAGTAGAGGTCAGCGTCCCAACATTAAGGACCGAGCTCTATGATGAAACAAATAACCTGCAAACTCGGACAGCCGAGTTGGACCTCGTAGAAGAGGAAAGAGATATTTCCGCCATAAAGCAACGAGCCAGAAAACAATACCTGGAGCAAAGACACAACAGAAAAGTAGTTCACAGGTCTTTCAACAATGGAGACCTCGTACTCAGGCGCACAGAAGAAGCCCGGAAACCTCCGGCACATGGCAAATTGGCGGCAAACTGGGAAGGGCCTTTCCGAGTTCTCCAAAGTCTCGGAAAGGGGGCTTACAAGCTCGAAACCCTTCAAGGGGACCAACTTCCAGGAACATGGAATATCTCCTCCTTAAAGAAATATCAGTCATGA
- the LOC130967092 gene encoding uncharacterized protein LOC130967092 has product MADKESPQLSQDDLLARIAELQAEVRRIAELSTQNNGESSKNSAQGATDPLNIAPPKEKLTLDNPFSEEITNYQMPKNFTLPTALEPYKGFGDPRAHIKKFQSMMFFNGPKNEPVLCRAFPTYLDGAALLWFSKLPEGSISSFEDLARSFIDYFAASRIYVHGSDYLGTIKQGQHESLKDYLTRFADATMEIQDLDPAVHLHALKAGLRPGKFRETIAITKPKTLEEFRERAAGQMEIEELREAQKSDKQPQRRDEERPFRSPGNRDTKKPPKPASKYNTYTRFNTRRENIIREILNAKIIKPPARAGNYQDQRFVDKTKHCALHRKFGHTTDDCIVAKDLLERLARQGLLDKYIETRKGKGGNSDRAEHKQATADDKKERIAPDPPRGVINHISGGFAGGGETSSARKRSYRAMLAIEGTIQPKKDKGPDVTISFNQTDFKSVSPNLDDPVVISIQVGDLLVRKTLLDPGSSADVLFYSTFTKMKLSEKLIQPSSGELIGFSGERVPIRGHIWLKTTMGEIPMAKSIDIQYLIVNCYSPYNIILGRPALNTFRAVVSTLHLCVKFPVQENKIAAVYADHQEARQCYNAGLKPVQTKQEARPQVQAIQTSASTATLADLDPREDLGQWTIFNK; this is encoded by the coding sequence ATGGCTGACAAGGAAAGCCCACAACTCTCACAGGATGACCTCCTAGCTCGAATCGCCGAGCTGCAGGCGGAGGTACGAAGAATAGCCGAGTTGTCTACGCAGAACAATGGAGAAAGTTCCAAAAACTCGGCTCAAGGTGCTACAGATCCCTTGAACATCGCCCCGCCAAAGGAGAAGCTCACCCTCGACAACCCCTTCTCCGAGGAGATCACAAATTATCAGATGCCGAAAAACTTTACTCTCCCGACCGCACTGGAACCATATAAAGGGTTCGGCGACCCCCGAGCCCACATAAAGAAGTTCCAGTCAATGATGTTTTTCAACGGCCCTAAGAACGAGCCTGTCCTTTGCCGAGCATTCCCAACCTACCTCGACGGTGCTGCATTGCTCTGGTTCTCCAAACTCCCAGAAGGATCAATTTCCTCTTTTGAAGACCTTGCCAGATCATTCATCGATTACTTTGCCGCGTCAAGAATCTATGTGCACGGATCGGACTATCTCGGCACCATCAAGCAAGGCCAGCATGAGAGCCTGAAAGACTACCTGACCAGGTTCGCTGACGCCACCATGGAGATCCAAGACTTGGACCCAGCCGTTCACCTGCACGCCCTCAAAGCCGGTCTCAGACCTGGTAAATTTCGGGAGACCATCGCCATAACAAAACCAAAGACCCTGGAGGAGTTCCGAGAAAGGGCTGCAGGTCAAATGGAAATCGAAGAACTCCGAGAAGCCCAGAAATCAGACAAACAACCACAACGGAGAGATGAGGAAAGGCCCTTCAGATCTCCAGGCAACAGGGACACAAAGAAACCTCCCAAGCCAGCGTCAAAGTACAACACATACACCAGATTCAACACCAGAAGAGAAAACATCATCAGAGAAATCCTCAACGCCAAAATCATAAAACCGCCAGCCCGAGCAGGGAACTACCAGGATCAACGATTCGTGGACAAAACAAAACATTGCGCCTTGCACCGGAAGTTCGGTCATACCACAGACGACTGCATCGTCGCGAAGGACCTCCTGGAAAGATTAGCACGCCAAGGTCTCCTGGACAAGTACATCGAGACCCGGAAGGGCAAAGGGGGAAACTCGGACAGGGCAGAGCATAAGCAAGCAACGGCTGACGACAAAAAAGAAAGGATCGCTCCTGATCCGCCAAGAGGAGTCATCAACCACATATCGGGAGGATTCGCAGGCGGAGGAGAAACAAGCTCGGCCAGGAAGCGGAGCTACAGAGCAATGCTGGCAATCGAAGGAACCATACAGCCAAAGAAGGACAAAGGACCAGACGTCACAATATCCTTCAATCAAACAGACTTCAAATCGGTAAGCCCTAACCTCGACGACCCCGTGGTAATTTCAATCCAGGTTGGAGATCTGTTGGTAAGAAAAACATTGTTAGATCCAGGTAGTAGTGCTGACGTTTTATTTTACTCTACGTTTACTAAAATGAAATTATCAGAAAAATTGATACAACCCTCCTCTGGAGAGCTAATTGGGTTCTCCGGAGAGAGAGTCCCCATCAGGGGACACATATGGCTAAAGACCACAATGGGAGAGATCCCTATGGCAAAATCAATTGATATTCAATACCTAATAGTAAACTGTTACAGCCCTTATAATATTATACTTGGGAGACCCGCACTGAACACATTCAGGGCAGTGGTATCCACATTACATCTGTGTGTCAAGTTTCCAGTACAGGAAAACAAGATCGCTGCAGTGTATGCCGACCATCAAGAAGCTCGGCAATGCTATAATGCCGGCCTAAAACCAGTACAAACAAAACAAGAAGCTCGGCCCCAGGTCCAAGCCATCCAAACGTCCGCCAGCACAGCGACACTAGCCGATCTTGACCCTAGGGAAGACCTCGGCCAATGGACAATCTTCAACAAGTAA